In Leptodesmis sichuanensis A121, the following are encoded in one genomic region:
- a CDS encoding glycoside hydrolase family 1 protein: MTVLPSMQTTPNFPMPDPANEPFLWGVATSGYQSEGGYNGPDQPKNNWCLAEQHRTVMKTGAAVEFWTRYQEDFQLCQNLGLNAFRLSLEWARIQPSSHTDHAPAPPYDRAVLDAYSDRIAACYQAGLEPFVTLHHFTHPAWLGLDAWLKPETIDCFVDYVQVTVTHINRRLTDHHQLPPIRWYITTNEPNILVPNTYLNGMFPAGSPPGLKMMLLAYNHLLAAHVRAYNAIHDIYAANGWTTPYVSLNTYCSDLYWSEKVLWDLLTVRQENIKPEELRDYAYARAHRFETALQKVELNFRHNLPYRFGQLARWLSNRLGRRNFDAAHLHFFLQVLEASPRSRVFDFLAIDYYDPFIAHIFRLPSFSDFEFETKDFRGWLMSGITSKWWDWRYLPEGLHFFCKYYSQEFSRATESDRLCPILIAENGMALRRKPDNSIAVHRPDEIHRSEYLEAHLEQVQKLRQEGIPLMGYFHWSLHDNYEWGSYTPRFGLYSIDFTKGSDRLVEDHLGDRPAETYARLIRNKN, translated from the coding sequence ATGACAGTACTGCCCTCCATGCAGACGACTCCTAATTTCCCGATGCCAGACCCTGCCAATGAGCCGTTCCTTTGGGGAGTGGCAACTTCAGGCTACCAGAGCGAGGGCGGCTATAACGGCCCCGATCAACCCAAAAACAACTGGTGTTTAGCCGAACAGCATAGGACAGTGATGAAAACTGGGGCCGCCGTAGAATTTTGGACACGCTACCAGGAAGATTTTCAGCTTTGCCAGAATTTGGGCCTGAATGCCTTTCGCCTCAGTCTGGAGTGGGCACGCATTCAGCCATCCAGTCATACTGATCATGCTCCAGCTCCCCCCTACGATCGAGCCGTGCTGGATGCCTACAGCGATCGGATTGCCGCCTGTTATCAAGCCGGACTGGAACCCTTTGTCACGCTACACCACTTCACCCATCCCGCCTGGCTGGGCCTGGATGCCTGGTTAAAGCCCGAAACGATCGATTGTTTTGTGGATTATGTACAGGTCACAGTTACTCACATCAATCGTCGCCTCACTGATCATCACCAGCTTCCGCCCATCCGCTGGTATATCACCACCAACGAACCCAATATCTTAGTTCCCAACACCTACCTGAATGGGATGTTTCCGGCAGGCTCACCACCGGGCCTGAAAATGATGCTGCTGGCCTATAACCATCTGCTGGCAGCCCATGTGCGGGCCTACAATGCCATTCACGATATTTATGCCGCTAATGGTTGGACAACTCCCTATGTCTCCCTCAACACCTATTGCAGTGACCTGTACTGGTCAGAAAAAGTGCTGTGGGATTTGCTAACCGTCCGGCAGGAAAATATCAAGCCGGAAGAATTGCGGGATTATGCTTACGCCCGTGCCCATCGCTTTGAAACGGCACTGCAGAAAGTCGAGCTAAACTTCCGCCACAATTTACCCTATCGCTTTGGACAACTGGCCCGCTGGCTGAGTAATCGCTTAGGTCGTCGTAATTTTGATGCGGCCCATTTGCATTTCTTCTTGCAGGTGCTAGAGGCCTCCCCGCGATCGCGCGTTTTCGATTTCCTGGCGATCGATTACTACGATCCCTTTATTGCCCATATTTTCCGTTTACCCTCGTTCTCCGACTTCGAGTTTGAAACCAAAGACTTTCGCGGTTGGTTAATGAGCGGCATTACCAGCAAATGGTGGGACTGGCGCTATTTGCCGGAAGGGTTACATTTCTTCTGCAAGTATTATTCGCAAGAATTCAGTCGAGCTACGGAGAGCGATCGTCTGTGCCCGATTCTGATTGCCGAAAATGGCATGGCCTTGCGCCGTAAACCGGATAACAGCATTGCCGTTCACCGTCCCGACGAAATTCATCGCAGTGAGTATCTGGAAGCCCATCTAGAACAGGTGCAGAAGCTCCGGCAAGAAGGCATTCCGCTCATGGGATACTTCCACTGGTCCCTCCACGATAACTATGAATGGGGTTCTTATACCCCCCGCTTTGGCCTCTACTCCATCGATTTCACTAAAGGCAGCGATCGCCTGGTAGAAGATCACCTGGGCGATCGGCCCGCAGAAACCTATGCTCGACTAATTCGGAACAAGAACTAA
- a CDS encoding prephenate dehydrogenase/arogenate dehydrogenase family protein produces the protein MNTAHQHWQTNQVQTITVVGGRGTMGRFFVERLSAAGHFVQILEQDDWHRAETLLREADLVLLCVPLPSTLAVIQRVAPYLTPTTVLADIASVKEPFVQAMLEYHSGPVIGLHPMFGPGTLSFLSQTVVVCPGRQPETLQWFFNLIEAEGGKLITCTPEEHDRMMIVVQAIRHFSTFSLGVFLAEEGIDIARSLDFATPLYRSVINSVSRLFAQDDFLSLELMLASADRGDAIQRLVNTCDRLSKFLNEGNREALRTEFEMARQSFQPTEHYQHLEKMLRPLVCSHPD, from the coding sequence ATGAATACGGCTCATCAACACTGGCAGACGAATCAGGTGCAAACGATTACCGTTGTTGGCGGACGGGGCACGATGGGACGGTTTTTTGTGGAGCGTCTATCTGCGGCAGGTCATTTCGTTCAGATCCTGGAACAGGATGACTGGCATCGTGCAGAAACTTTGCTAAGAGAAGCAGATCTGGTGTTACTCTGTGTTCCTCTGCCATCTACTTTGGCAGTCATTCAAAGGGTGGCTCCTTACTTAACTCCAACTACAGTGCTGGCTGATATCGCCAGTGTTAAAGAACCGTTTGTCCAAGCGATGCTGGAGTATCATTCAGGGCCGGTCATTGGTTTACATCCGATGTTTGGGCCTGGAACGCTCTCCTTTCTGTCGCAAACTGTAGTCGTGTGTCCGGGACGGCAACCAGAAACGCTCCAGTGGTTTTTCAACCTGATTGAGGCAGAGGGCGGAAAACTGATTACCTGTACCCCGGAAGAACACGATCGCATGATGATTGTCGTGCAGGCCATTCGTCATTTTTCCACTTTCAGCCTGGGTGTATTCCTGGCAGAAGAAGGGATCGATATTGCTCGCAGCCTTGATTTTGCGACTCCTTTGTATCGCTCGGTTATCAACAGCGTTAGCCGCCTGTTTGCTCAGGACGATTTCTTATCGCTGGAACTGATGCTGGCCTCTGCCGATCGAGGGGATGCAATTCAACGGCTTGTGAATACCTGCGATCGGCTATCCAAATTTTTGAACGAAGGAAATCGCGAGGCATTAAGGACTGAATTTGAAATGGCCCGTCAGTCATTTCAACCAACAGAGCATTATCAGCATTTGGAGAAGATGCTTCGTCCATTGGTGTGTTCTCATCCTGATTAA
- the hppD gene encoding 4-hydroxyphenylpyruvate dioxygenase, whose protein sequence is MSQSYSIKGLDHLEFYVGNAKQSASFYMRSFGFAQTAYRGLETGERKTTSYVLEQGEICFVLSSALSPDHEIAQSVRQHGDTIAIIALAVSNVPVAYRQAVERGAIGAIPPTEQEDEHGILRYAAIRTFGDTLIKFIDRSDYSGAFAPGFVSRSLVPAQSMGLKHVDHVVGNVEMGAMEKWVEFFVKTLGFDVRMHFDDHTISTEYSALMSKVLENGSKTIININEPAVGRRKSQIQEYLDFHYGPGIQHLGLATEDIVQTVVQLRQAGVEFLPIPKTYYEGLEDWVKELHLPVEQLAELGILVDRDQDGYLLQLFTKPLGDRPTLFFEIIERHGSRGFGAGNFKSLFVALEREQAARGNL, encoded by the coding sequence GTGAGCCAAAGTTATTCGATCAAAGGTTTGGATCATCTGGAATTTTATGTAGGGAATGCCAAGCAATCTGCTTCCTTTTATATGCGGTCTTTTGGATTTGCTCAAACCGCTTACCGGGGATTAGAAACGGGTGAACGGAAAACTACTTCCTACGTTCTCGAACAGGGGGAAATTTGCTTTGTTCTCAGTTCTGCTCTCAGTCCAGACCATGAGATTGCTCAGAGTGTCAGACAACACGGCGATACGATCGCGATCATTGCTTTGGCAGTCTCTAATGTTCCTGTGGCTTACAGACAAGCCGTTGAACGAGGCGCGATCGGGGCCATTCCTCCAACCGAGCAGGAAGATGAACACGGAATATTGCGTTATGCCGCTATTCGCACCTTTGGAGATACATTGATTAAATTTATCGATCGTAGTGATTATTCTGGTGCCTTTGCTCCGGGATTTGTCTCCCGTTCATTAGTTCCCGCTCAATCCATGGGCCTCAAGCACGTTGATCATGTGGTCGGTAATGTAGAAATGGGGGCAATGGAGAAATGGGTGGAGTTTTTTGTCAAAACTCTGGGATTTGATGTGCGGATGCACTTTGATGATCACACCATCTCTACTGAATACTCAGCATTGATGTCAAAAGTGCTGGAAAATGGCAGCAAAACCATCATCAATATTAATGAACCTGCTGTAGGCCGTCGTAAATCTCAGATTCAAGAATATTTAGATTTCCACTATGGGCCAGGAATTCAGCACCTGGGACTGGCAACCGAAGATATTGTGCAAACGGTAGTTCAACTCAGACAGGCTGGTGTAGAGTTTTTACCCATTCCTAAAACCTATTACGAAGGGTTGGAAGACTGGGTGAAAGAATTACATCTTCCCGTTGAGCAATTAGCTGAGTTAGGTATTCTCGTCGATCGCGATCAGGATGGCTACCTGCTGCAACTGTTCACCAAGCCACTGGGCGATCGTCCGACTCTCTTCTTCGAAATCATTGAACGTCATGGCTCGCGAGGATTTGGAGCCGGAAACTTTAAATCATTATTTGTAGCCCTGGAGCGGGAACAAGCCGCCCGAGGAAACCTCTAA
- a CDS encoding non-ribosomal peptide synthetase has translation MAKMNQKQPVAGDMTGVFQAKVETMNVAGAMAIQQHPIHVNDRFQPATTYPQFGNSDAASLHLPSDFLKTPTTGYQAKYHPFSLSPTLLEFSRSTRLNVRSLLLAAISAVLHRYTQQETISLELNLPRQKNTNYYKTELFTHLDSQLKIQDLVNQISERLDNLAPALKEEPVAEQGGLPSDTSSDLPVAVTFVENFLRGQESEPWLIKSQAERSHAAHYPDLHLIMIEQEQGISGLLKYNACLFKPDTMQRLTGHLQRLTEAMIQDLGCPIAYLPLLTAAEEQQLLVDWNSETADYEASPVFYAIEAHAAEQPEAIAVTFQEQHLTYADLNQRANQLAHYLRHLGVGKEERVAVCIQPSLDIAVSLLAIFKAGGVYVPIDPTYPTERLATILEDTQPQVLLTQAHLLPNLPAIAQYSFCLDQEWHTLTSFPTSNPTSVVQPDQLAYLVYTSGTTGKPKGVMASHRNLINYIQVAQERYRFDRHDRMPAIARFTFSISLFELLSPLVAGGTLQILEREHILDFRRMIQTLEQVTVIHTSPSLFRKLVEYIRSNQIDLQKFQQLKHVSTGGDMVPADLLEAMKATFQNAEIYVIYGCSEISCMGCTYPVPRDQTIDKSRVGKPFPNVSVRLYDPNQNLVPIGIVGEIYFAGAGVTKGYLNREELTQEKFVVINGQRFYRTGDMGRFDADGNLEILGRSDFQIQLRGMRIELGEVELALRQAPGVRDGVVMAPEVDGEKALVAYVVLDSAQKPTHEELRRFLMAKLPDYMVPTLFIELEALPLNINQKVDRRALPVPTSMRSLSTKPYVAPETPLEQALADIWAPILGLEQVSVQDDFFSLGGHSLMAAQVLSRLQETLNLEISINRLFEFPTIASLAAHLATLNAEDAVDQAALAPIPRSAHLPLSFTQLRFWFLAQLEEGTAYNIPVVLQLSGALNISLLERSLTEILNRHEVLRTVFPQVNGTPVQVILPPQPFSLPVIDVPVLPEPEQRAEVYRLAQAEIQQPFNLAQDLPIRGTLLRLSNTAHVLLLTIHHIAADGWSLALLRRELATLYTAFSQGLASPLEAIPIQYADFAHWQDQWLHSEPVRQQLAYWKQQLAGAPALLELPWDHPRPPQQTYRGGSEFFTLSPELTQQLKALSQKAGATLFMTLLASFATLLSRHSQHQDLVIGSPIANRHRRELEALQGVFINLLALRVDLSGNPAFLELLQRVRQVALDAFAHSDIPFDQVVETLQPERNSSYSPLFQVLFVLQNAPIDHLELPGLTVTTLPVESGTAKYDLTLMMEETANGLTGELEYNRDLFDRATIARMVGHFQTLLSGVVAQPEQPIATLPILTAKERHQLLVEWNNTQANYPHNRCIHHLIEEQVRRTPEAIAAVFEDEQLTYQELNDRANQLAHYLQKLGVGPDVLVGICLERSLETVIGLLGILKAGGAYVPLDPSYPEERLAYMVEDARLTVLLTQHELRSRCSNLATQQSLTIVSIDDDWAAIGQQSTANPTTSVTTKNLAYTIYTSGSTGKPKGVQLEHQSVINFLTAMSKAPGLTADDVLLAVTTISFDIAGLEIYLPLILGARVVIVSREVASDGSRLMDELSRTQATVMQATPITWQILLAAGWQGNQNLKALCGGETMTQKLAAQLLDRVGSLWNVYGPTETTIWSTVWRVESAAGPIYIGYPIDNTQLYVLDAHQQPVPIGVAGELYIGGDGLARGYLNRPDLTAERFVPNPFSQDPESRLYRTGDLVRQLPDGKVECLGRIDHQVKVRGFRIELGEIEATLSQHPQVRQCVVMVREDQPGEKRLVGYVITGTPDPVPVQNFRQFLQQTLPDYMIPSAFVQLEFWPLTPNGKIDRRALPLPKTSDLAALGSCIAPRTGLEQKLVEIWEEVLNIQPIGIHDNFFDLGGHSLLTVRLSIQIEQRLGQKLPLSAILTAPTIAQLAEVLDPTQSSTHQNSVVLLRPGQDGTPLFLIHDGDGEILLYRSLAQQLDPSIPVYGIQPYCTPQAPILHSRIEDAATYYVQQIREVQPHGPYFLGGMCIGGAVALAVAQQLQQQGEVVKMLAMLDAVDVDTPQRTGYIAKQRLNSFSALFHSNSHLKRHEKLLHTVNQIRQKVTNLVVYELQEKAANLRTQMQLSLFRYYRDHNLALPKFLQNIPVRRVLMWAKQSHTPQGTFAGEILLFRATQKSSVFDGTQIDDTPGIEVYSDPLLGWGKRTTQGVQVHDVPGGHSSMLQDPNVQVLAEIMQAYIDATIADQPAFSPVQGTTESALELVSRV, from the coding sequence ATGGCGAAGATGAATCAAAAGCAGCCCGTCGCTGGAGATATGACGGGGGTTTTTCAGGCGAAGGTGGAAACAATGAATGTAGCAGGTGCAATGGCTATTCAACAGCACCCCATCCATGTCAACGATCGCTTCCAGCCTGCAACCACTTATCCCCAATTCGGCAACTCAGACGCAGCGAGTCTACACCTGCCCAGCGATTTCCTCAAAACCCCCACTACGGGATATCAGGCTAAGTATCACCCGTTCAGTCTGTCTCCCACCCTGCTTGAATTTTCTAGAAGTACTCGTCTTAACGTGCGATCGCTACTCTTAGCAGCTATCAGTGCGGTACTGCATCGGTACACCCAACAGGAAACGATTTCCCTGGAGCTAAACCTTCCTCGCCAAAAAAATACAAACTATTACAAAACGGAACTTTTTACACATCTCGATAGTCAACTCAAAATTCAAGATCTGGTTAATCAAATTTCAGAGCGTTTAGATAATCTTGCACCTGCATTAAAGGAAGAGCCTGTTGCCGAACAGGGCGGTTTGCCATCCGATACTTCATCAGATCTACCCGTTGCTGTCACCTTTGTAGAAAACTTCCTGCGTGGGCAGGAGTCAGAACCCTGGCTGATAAAATCTCAGGCGGAACGCTCCCATGCTGCTCACTATCCAGATTTGCACCTGATCATGATTGAGCAGGAACAGGGAATTTCAGGCTTGCTCAAATATAATGCTTGTCTGTTTAAGCCCGACACGATGCAGCGCCTGACCGGACACTTGCAACGGCTGACAGAGGCAATGATTCAGGATCTGGGTTGCCCCATTGCCTATTTGCCGTTACTGACAGCGGCAGAAGAGCAACAATTGCTGGTGGATTGGAATAGCGAAACGGCTGACTATGAAGCCAGTCCTGTATTTTATGCGATTGAAGCTCATGCGGCAGAACAACCAGAGGCGATCGCAGTCACTTTTCAGGAGCAGCACCTGACTTATGCAGACCTGAACCAGCGGGCGAATCAGTTGGCTCATTACTTACGCCACCTGGGAGTCGGCAAGGAAGAACGAGTGGCCGTTTGTATTCAGCCCTCCCTGGATATTGCAGTCAGTCTGTTGGCGATCTTTAAGGCGGGTGGCGTGTACGTTCCTATCGATCCCACCTATCCGACCGAGCGGCTGGCTACCATCCTGGAAGATACCCAGCCCCAAGTTTTACTGACCCAGGCGCATCTGCTGCCCAACCTGCCCGCGATCGCCCAATATAGTTTTTGCCTGGATCAAGAGTGGCATACCCTAACATCCTTCCCCACGTCCAACCCAACTTCTGTGGTTCAGCCTGATCAACTGGCTTATCTGGTTTATACCTCTGGGACGACAGGAAAGCCTAAAGGGGTGATGGCCAGCCATCGGAATTTGATCAATTACATTCAGGTGGCTCAGGAGCGGTATCGCTTCGATCGGCACGACAGGATGCCTGCGATCGCCCGTTTCACCTTCAGCATTTCCCTGTTCGAGCTACTGTCGCCGCTGGTTGCTGGAGGAACGCTGCAGATTCTGGAACGGGAACATATTTTAGATTTCCGACGCATGATCCAGACTCTGGAGCAGGTAACAGTGATTCATACCTCACCCAGCCTGTTCAGGAAATTAGTTGAGTACATCAGAAGCAATCAGATAGACCTGCAAAAGTTTCAGCAACTTAAGCACGTCTCAACAGGGGGAGACATGGTTCCGGCAGATCTGCTGGAAGCCATGAAAGCAACCTTTCAGAATGCGGAAATCTATGTGATTTATGGTTGTAGCGAAATTAGCTGCATGGGCTGCACCTATCCTGTTCCCAGAGATCAGACCATTGATAAAAGTCGTGTCGGTAAGCCCTTCCCCAATGTTTCAGTGCGGCTGTATGACCCTAACCAAAATCTGGTGCCGATCGGAATTGTCGGAGAAATTTATTTTGCCGGAGCCGGAGTCACCAAGGGCTATCTCAACCGGGAAGAATTAACTCAGGAAAAGTTCGTCGTCATTAACGGGCAACGGTTCTACCGCACGGGCGATATGGGCCGTTTCGATGCCGATGGCAATCTGGAAATTCTGGGCCGTTCTGATTTTCAAATTCAATTGCGCGGAATGCGGATTGAATTAGGTGAAGTGGAGTTGGCATTACGGCAGGCTCCGGGGGTGCGGGATGGCGTGGTCATGGCTCCCGAAGTGGACGGGGAGAAAGCCCTGGTCGCTTATGTAGTTCTGGATTCAGCGCAGAAACCGACCCACGAGGAGTTGCGCCGCTTCCTCATGGCTAAATTGCCCGACTACATGGTGCCGACGCTGTTTATTGAATTGGAAGCATTACCGCTCAACATTAACCAAAAAGTTGATCGCCGCGCCCTGCCTGTACCGACCTCAATGCGATCGCTCTCCACCAAGCCCTATGTCGCTCCCGAAACTCCCCTGGAACAAGCATTAGCAGACATCTGGGCACCCATTCTGGGCTTAGAGCAGGTGAGTGTGCAGGACGACTTTTTCAGCCTGGGAGGACACTCCTTGATGGCAGCACAGGTGCTTTCCCGGTTGCAGGAAACCCTGAATCTGGAAATTTCTATCAACCGCTTGTTTGAATTCCCGACGATCGCCAGTTTGGCGGCTCACTTAGCCACATTAAATGCGGAGGATGCTGTTGATCAGGCGGCCCTAGCTCCTATCCCCCGTTCGGCCCATCTTCCCCTATCCTTTACCCAGTTGCGCTTCTGGTTCCTGGCTCAATTGGAAGAAGGAACAGCTTACAACATTCCCGTAGTCCTGCAACTGAGTGGCGCTTTAAATATTTCCTTGCTGGAGCGTAGCCTGACCGAAATTCTGAATCGCCATGAAGTTCTGCGCACGGTATTTCCTCAAGTGAATGGCACACCAGTACAGGTCATCTTGCCACCCCAACCGTTCTCCTTACCGGTGATCGATGTGCCCGTTCTACCAGAGCCAGAGCAACGGGCAGAAGTTTATCGTCTGGCGCAAGCGGAAATTCAACAACCATTTAATCTGGCCCAAGATCTGCCCATTCGAGGCACTCTGTTGCGCCTCAGCAATACGGCTCATGTGCTGCTGCTGACCATTCATCACATCGCTGCCGATGGCTGGTCTCTGGCTCTCCTGCGGCGGGAATTAGCCACCCTCTACACGGCCTTTTCTCAAGGTCTTGCCTCGCCCCTGGAAGCCATTCCTATTCAGTACGCGGATTTTGCCCATTGGCAAGACCAGTGGTTGCATAGTGAGCCTGTTCGCCAGCAATTAGCTTACTGGAAACAGCAACTGGCGGGTGCTCCGGCCCTACTGGAATTACCCTGGGATCATCCCCGTCCTCCCCAGCAAACCTATCGTGGTGGCAGTGAATTCTTTACCCTCAGCCCTGAACTGACGCAACAACTCAAAGCGCTCAGCCAAAAAGCCGGAGCCACCCTGTTCATGACGTTGCTGGCCAGCTTTGCCACTCTGTTATCCCGCCATAGTCAGCATCAAGATCTGGTGATTGGTTCCCCGATCGCCAACCGCCATCGCCGCGAACTGGAAGCGTTGCAGGGAGTCTTTATTAATCTGCTGGCCTTACGAGTGGATCTGTCTGGCAATCCGGCTTTTCTGGAATTGCTGCAACGAGTCCGACAGGTAGCCCTGGATGCATTCGCTCACTCGGATATTCCCTTCGATCAAGTGGTTGAGACTTTACAACCCGAACGCAACTCCAGTTACAGTCCGCTGTTCCAGGTGCTGTTTGTCCTCCAGAATGCTCCTATCGATCACTTGGAACTGCCGGGGCTAACCGTTACCACCCTCCCCGTTGAAAGTGGTACCGCCAAGTACGATCTAACCCTGATGATGGAAGAAACAGCCAATGGCTTAACGGGTGAGTTGGAATACAACCGGGATCTGTTTGACCGGGCGACGATCGCTCGCATGGTCGGCCACTTCCAGACACTGCTGTCCGGGGTCGTCGCTCAACCCGAACAGCCGATCGCCACCCTCCCCATCCTGACTGCAAAAGAACGTCACCAACTGCTGGTGGAATGGAACAACACCCAGGCGAATTACCCCCATAACCGCTGTATCCATCACCTGATTGAAGAACAGGTAAGACGCACCCCAGAGGCCATTGCCGCTGTTTTTGAGGATGAACAACTGACCTACCAGGAACTCAACGATCGGGCGAATCAACTGGCGCATTATTTGCAAAAGCTGGGAGTTGGCCCAGATGTTCTCGTCGGGATTTGTCTGGAGCGATCGCTGGAGACCGTAATTGGACTGTTAGGGATTCTCAAAGCTGGTGGAGCTTACGTTCCTTTAGATCCCAGCTATCCAGAAGAACGGCTGGCTTACATGGTTGAAGATGCCCGCTTGACAGTTCTGTTGACCCAACATGAATTGAGATCCCGCTGCAGTAATCTGGCGACGCAGCAATCCTTAACCATTGTCAGTATCGATGATGATTGGGCCGCGATCGGTCAACAAAGCACAGCCAATCCAACCACTTCAGTCACCACCAAAAACCTGGCTTACACCATCTACACTTCCGGTTCTACTGGAAAACCCAAAGGGGTACAACTGGAGCATCAGTCCGTCATTAATTTCCTGACTGCCATGAGCAAAGCACCAGGACTGACCGCAGACGATGTGCTCCTGGCTGTCACAACCATCTCGTTTGATATTGCAGGCTTAGAAATCTACCTGCCGCTGATTCTGGGTGCGCGTGTCGTCATCGTCAGCCGAGAAGTGGCCTCGGATGGCAGTCGGTTAATGGACGAGCTATCTCGCACTCAGGCAACGGTGATGCAGGCAACTCCGATTACCTGGCAAATTCTCTTAGCCGCAGGCTGGCAGGGAAATCAGAACTTAAAGGCTCTTTGCGGTGGGGAAACCATGACGCAAAAGCTGGCCGCCCAATTGCTCGATCGGGTGGGTTCTCTCTGGAATGTATACGGCCCAACAGAAACCACCATTTGGTCTACAGTCTGGCGCGTAGAGAGCGCAGCAGGCCCTATCTACATTGGCTATCCGATCGACAATACCCAACTGTATGTGTTAGATGCTCATCAACAGCCAGTGCCGATCGGTGTAGCTGGTGAGTTGTACATCGGAGGAGACGGATTAGCCAGAGGCTATCTCAACCGACCTGACCTCACGGCAGAACGCTTTGTGCCCAATCCATTTAGTCAGGATCCTGAATCCCGCCTGTATCGCACTGGGGATCTGGTGCGCCAGTTACCCGATGGCAAAGTGGAATGTTTGGGACGCATCGACCATCAAGTTAAGGTGCGGGGCTTCCGAATCGAACTGGGAGAAATTGAAGCGACTCTCAGCCAACATCCCCAGGTGCGGCAATGTGTGGTGATGGTACGGGAAGATCAACCGGGCGAGAAGCGCCTGGTGGGTTATGTGATTACGGGCACTCCCGATCCAGTTCCCGTTCAAAACTTCCGCCAGTTTCTCCAACAAACCTTACCGGACTACATGATTCCATCGGCCTTTGTGCAACTGGAGTTCTGGCCCCTCACCCCGAATGGCAAGATCGATCGCCGCGCCTTGCCCCTGCCAAAAACCTCTGACCTGGCGGCTCTTGGTTCCTGTATAGCTCCCCGTACCGGGCTGGAGCAGAAACTGGTGGAAATCTGGGAAGAAGTGCTGAACATTCAACCCATTGGGATTCATGACAATTTCTTTGATCTGGGAGGCCATTCCCTGCTGACGGTGCGGTTATCGATTCAAATTGAGCAACGTCTGGGACAAAAGTTACCGTTGAGTGCCATCCTGACGGCCCCCACGATCGCTCAACTGGCTGAAGTTCTGGATCCGACTCAATCCAGCACCCACCAGAATTCAGTGGTACTGTTGCGGCCAGGACAGGACGGTACTCCCCTATTTTTGATTCACGATGGAGATGGTGAAATTCTGCTTTATCGCTCTCTGGCTCAGCAGTTAGATCCATCGATTCCGGTGTACGGCATTCAACCCTATTGCACTCCGCAAGCTCCCATTCTGCATAGCCGGATTGAGGATGCGGCTACCTACTACGTCCAGCAAATTCGGGAAGTACAACCCCACGGCCCTTATTTTCTGGGAGGGATGTGCATCGGGGGAGCGGTGGCCCTGGCGGTGGCTCAACAATTGCAGCAACAGGGAGAAGTCGTCAAAATGCTGGCAATGCTGGATGCGGTGGATGTGGATACCCCACAACGGACGGGATACATTGCCAAGCAGCGGTTGAATAGTTTCTCAGCCCTATTTCATAGCAACTCTCATCTGAAACGGCACGAAAAACTGTTGCACACCGTGAACCAGATCCGGCAAAAAGTCACCAATTTAGTAGTTTACGAACTCCAGGAGAAAGCCGCGAACCTCCGCACCCAGATGCAACTATCCCTATTCCGGTACTACCGGGATCACAATCTGGCCTTACCCAAATTCCTGCAAAACATCCCGGTTCGACGAGTATTGATGTGGGCCAAGCAGTCCCATACTCCACAAGGAACCTTTGCAGGAGAGATTCTGCTCTTCCGGGCTACTCAAAAAAGTAGTGTGTTTGATGGTACCCAGATTGATGACACTCCCGGTATTGAAGTCTACAGTGATCCACTGCTGGGATGGGGCAAACGAACGACTCAGGGCGTGCAGGTACATGATGTTCCGGGCGGCCACTCCAGTATGTTGCAGGATCCGAATGTGCAGGTGCTGGCTGAAATTATGCAGGCTTACATCGATGCCACGATCGCAGATCAACCAGCCTTCTCTCCAGTTCAGGGAACAACTGAATCTGCCCTGGAACTCGTAAGCCGTGTCTAA